In Tachypleus tridentatus isolate NWPU-2018 chromosome 7, ASM421037v1, whole genome shotgun sequence, a genomic segment contains:
- the LOC143255377 gene encoding uncharacterized protein LOC143255377, with the protein MANYDKGLEIVTCQSETYVMSEANTGDEVMKEETNDTVNRNVAKVHQTALTDAKDLPSIDLELLYQIQKELKLIYTAEVAETVQPMEENAWESAADTLIQCDTKGVAEEEQIEVDEASVETSISVKNKSEKSRVNANDPKKPTFSETPKTEGLSNVDTPLTSKESTPAKIRGFSTKKQYVMTKTDDIHLVNLQNNRNTENDMVYEHAQNATETVVDVAGRETREDNHTHQVNYLEHENTSAQN; encoded by the exons ATGGCCAACTATGATAAAGGCTTAGAAATTGTCACATGTCAGTCAGAAACGTATGTCATGAGTGAAGCAAACACAGGTGATGAAGTAATGAAAGAAGAAACAAACGATACAGTTAATCGAAACGTTGCCAAAGTCCACCAGACGGCGTTAACAGATGCCAAAGACCTCCCGTCGATTGATCTAGAACTCCTTTACCAAATCCAAAAAGAACTAAAACTTATTTATACTGCTGAAGTAGCGGAGACTGTCCAGCCAATGGAAGAAAACGCATGGGAAAGTGCAGCAGACACTCTGATTCAATGTGATACAAAAGGTGTAGCTGAAGAAGAACAAATAGAAGTGGATGAAGCAAGTGTCGAAACATCAATTTCAGTGAAGAATAAAAGCGAAAAGTCACGTGTTAACGCCAATGACCCCAAAAAGCCCACATTTTCAg AAACTCCGAAAACCGAAGGACTGTCTAACGTCGATACACCCCTCACCTCTAAAGAAAGCACACCCGCAAAAATTCGCGGGTTTAGTACCAAAAAGCAGTACGTGATGACGAAGACTGACGATATACATTTGGTTAATTTACAGAATAACCGAAATACTGAAAATGATATGGTCTACGAGCATGCGCAAAATGCCACAGAGACAGTTGTAGACGTAGCTGGGAGGGAGACAAGAGAAGACAATCACACACATCAAGTGAATTATTTGGAACATGAAAACACTTCTGCACAAAACTGA